The nucleotide sequence TTAATGATAGGAATCTTTATTTCTTCGTTTCTTGCAGTTATAATCATTTGTGAGAGCAGTCTTGCATCTTCGATATCATTCTTATTTCTATTCCCAATTACTTTTGCAAAGTTTGCACTTTTTTTAGGATTTACAATAAAACAATGAAGATTTTTGCTGGCACAAAATTTTGTTAAAATAAAAGAGTAGGTACCTGTTGGTTCATAAACGAAAACCAATTTAGGAAACTCTTTTTTATACAGTTTCTTTAACTTTGAGTATAAACTTTTTATTGAATTTATATTATTATCAATAACTATATCAAGATTATTGATTGGTATAAAAACATTAATTGTTGACTTACTTATGTCTAATCCGATAGAATACATACTTGAACCTTTGTATTAATATAAAGAGTTCGTTAGGGTAGGAGTTACTCCTACCTGATAATGTGTTACACCAAATTTAGACTTATAAAATTCGAACTAGATATTATCTGTTCTTGTTGCCACTCAAATTTAAAGTATAACTATCTAACTCGCTATCAAGCTAGTTATTTCTATAACCGCTTTAGTTTCATACCAATATATTATCTTTCAAACTCTATGCAAATATACTAACATATTCACATAATCTCATTATATAAGTTTCATATCCTAGCTAACAAATAAAAAATTTAGGTACCCGAAGGGCTTTATCATTTCGTCAGTTGCTTTCTTGTTTCTTCTTTTCAAGAAAAGAAGAAAAAAAAGCGCAAAGGTACTTTGTATGAGCTCTTAGATATAAAAGTGGAGATTCATTCTCAGAGGTGTTTGTCTTAAATTTAAAAATTTGCTAATTCTGTGACGCAAACTGTGACGCAGTTTTTGTATACTTATTTTAGAACTATGTATTACAAGAAAGGCGTCTGTCCTCATTTTTTTAGAAAAGTAGAGATTCAACCCCAGAGGTGTAATTTTTAAGTTGTTTTTAACGTGGCAACTAAGGTGTAATTTAGAGCTAAACGTATAGTGAAAAAAATGGGAAAACTTTATTATAGTTTTATCAAGTAATTTTAAATTATAAAAATAAAGGAATATTAATGAATAATAAAGACATACGTAGTAATTGTATTATTTTTAAAGAACTTGAAGATCTTAGTTCAACACCTGGTTATATTCATATTCTTACTTATTTTGATTTTTTCTCAAATAGTATTTTTTATGAAGAGAGTAAAGGTTTAAATGGCTCAGATATTAGTGCTTTTGAGAATAAAGAGCTTCCTATTCGTTTTGAACTTTCTTTATTAATTGGGTTGCTTTGTAAACATGGTATTTTTGATAGAACACATCTTACACTAGATGAATTTAGATTCTTGTCTGAAAAAACACTTGATCTTTTAAAAGAATTACATTCTTCTCAAGTTAGTTTTGATCCAAAAAAACTAAAAAAAGGAGATGCTAGTTTTCTAGAGGTTTTCGATGGAGGACTTAAAGAAAATATTTTATATGGTGGTGAATCTTTTTATGATTTTCAATATACTGATTTTGCTCCTCTTAAATATAAAAATGATAATGACTGGTTTGTTCAGAATAAAGGTTTCTCTCTAGAAGAATTAATGAATGTAATAAATGCTCTTGGTAAAAACTATGAAGACAATGTTAACTTAATATATGAAAAAATTTCTAAATATAAAAATGTTGATGAGGGTGTGTTAGCTATTTTTAATGATTTGTCTTCACATATTCTTAATCTTGAAGTGATATCAACAAATAGTGATGTTAATTATAATATTGTAAAAAATGTACTTAATGCATTTTCATATGATTTTTCTACTTTTAATAGTACATTTACAAGTGATGCAGATTTTAATATGGTTAATGCTTATCCTATCTTTAGGGTTGATGATAATTATATTTTGTTAATTCGAACTAGTTTATATGAAGCATTATATGAAACACCATTTTTTTGGTTTTTAAAAGATAAAAAATATAGAAATAAAGCATCTGAAAATAGAGGTGAATTCACAGAACAATTTTCTAAGGAGTGTTTAGAAAAAGTATTTGGAAATGATAACGTTTATTTAAATGTAAATATCATGGATTATAAAAAAGTAAAAGGAAAAGAACTTGTTGGAGAGATAGATGTATTAGTAACTTTTGGGAATAAAGCCATCATATTGCAAGCAAAATCAAAGAAATTAACCATTGAATCACGAAAAGGAAATTTATTATCTGTTAATAAGGATTTCAAAAATGCAATTCAAGATTCTTATAATCAAGGGTACAGTTGTTCTGAGCTTATTTTGAATAAAAAACTTAAATTGATTATGGAAGACGAAAAGGAATTAAAGATTAACAGAAATTTTGATGAAATCTTTATTTTTTGTGTTCTATCGGATCATTATCCTTCTTTATCATTACAGGTAAAAGAATTGCTTAAGTATGAAACAACAGATATTATTCAAGAACCTTTTGTAATGGATGTCTTTTTATTAGATGTTATGACGGAGATGCTTTCTACTCCACTTTATTTTTTAGATTATATTAAAAAAAGAGCATTAAGTTTTAATACAATGATTGCTCAAAATGAATTGATTATATTAGGATATCATCTAAGTATGAATTTAAACCCTCAGCAAGAATTTACTGCGATAACACTTACGGATGATATTGCCTCTTGTTTAGATGCGTCAATGATTGTTAGAAGAAAAGGGCATGAGGGAGTAAGTACTCCAAGTGGAATCTTAACAAAGTTTAAAGATACATTTATTGGAGATTATATTGATTCTATTTCAAGAAAAGAAGATATAGAAACTATAAAAATGGGTTTATTATTTTTATCTCTTAGCGAAGATACTATGAAACAAATTAATGAAAAAGTTGATTATATTATTATGCGAAATGCACAAGATTTAAAAAGTCACAGTATTACTTTATGTTTTACGTCAGGAATATCTGCTGGAATAATTTTTTATACAAATCATATTGATTTTATTTACGCGAAAAGAAATTTTAGAAAATCTTTTGAAGTTATGATAATGAAACAGGATTTAGATGATAATTATGCACTTTATATTGATTCTAATAATAGAAGAGTTATTGATATTAAAACACATAAAAAAGGATTATTTAGTTGATATTAAAATAATTCATTTTAATAAAGAAGGAATAAATTAGAATACAAAAGCTTTAGGAGAAAGGGGACATACCCTATTAATTTCAGATACCCTTTATTGTGTATACATGGGCTTTTTTTATTCATTATCCCCGCTTTATCCTTTATCTCTACTTCTTAAATTCCATTTTTTTAAGTATTGTATGACTATAATTAACTATTAAAAAATTAGTACCATCTCAATATTATGGAACTTGCAAATTAAATATTTATTTACATAATAAGGCTAAAATTGCAAAAAATCACATATACAGTTCACTCAGTAATTGCCATAAAAAACCTTGTGTCAGTTAAATTTACTAGTTATTTAGCAAGAGTTTTATCTAGAATACTTATTGTTAGAATAGATGATTTTATTAATCTTACTAGAAGATACAATAATGCAAATACAACAAATTCTATATTAAAAAAGAAAATTAAAAATCAACTTTTTGCCCTAAGTGAACTATATGAGGAATATTTAAGGGAGCAACGCCATAAATTTAGTGCTCATTTTCAAGATAAAAACCTTCATGAAAGAATTGAATTATGGGGAGAAATTAACGAAAATAAAATTTCATTTTTTTGCCAACAAATAATAGATATTTATAAACTTTTTGAATCTAATTCAGAATATGTTCCAATTAACGATTCAACACTTTTGTTGTCAAATGAAAAAAAAGAGAAAATCGAAAGACTATCTAAGGAAGAAGATAATTTAGAAAAGGTTAAATCTAGTGCTGACGTTTTATCCATGACTAGACCAAATATGACAAGTTCTATTGTCTTTCATCCTGTTCCAGAAAAAATGAAAGTGCTTAATACTATTTCTATGTTTTATGATTTTTTGCGAAAATTGTATGATATATTAAAAGATAATCCACTTTACGAAAAAATATTAAAAGCACAGATGATTACTGACTTAGTTAGTTTTAAAGATAATTTGATTCATAAGAGTGGGTCGCAGGATATAGGACTAAGTTATTTAATAGAGCAAGATATAGCCCCATATAAAAAGATTTTATCATACGAAAAAAACAAGCCTTCTTGTTATTCACCTTTTTCTAAATGGTTACCGCGCAAATATATTCCAAGTACAGTCTACAAGGATGGATTAAAGGTTATATATTCATTTACAAGTAAAATCAATGACGATATATTTAATACTAGTATTAATATACGAAATAAGATTGGAGCGCATATTGATCACACGTTATCATTTAATAATTTAGTAAATCTTTTGAACTCATTAACAATTTGTGAGATTGATGAATTGCGTAAATTACTTATTAATCTTTGGTTAGAAGTTGGGAATTGTCACATATCATTATCTATTCAGACTCATAAGCCACTTGAACTCAAAGGGGTACTTGGATTGGTCAATAACCATAGAGAAAGTTTCTACGAAAATAAAATAGAAAAAATAATAATCCCAACTCCTAAAACTTTTTCTTCAACTAAAGAAGCTTTTGATTTAATTCTTAAAACGTGGGGAAAAGATGAAGATGCTATAAATTTTTTTAATCAAGGTTTTATAAAATCAAAAATGAATGTATCTATAGAACTTGAAAATCATTATAAATATACATTTACTGATTCTGGTATCTTGCTTATGAAAAAACTTACCTCTTCTTGCGATTTAAAAGTTAAACGTTTTCTTTTAAACTATATTTCTGTGCATGGTCAAACCATTGGTGCTCAATGTAATGGAATACTTTTATTTAGTATTGGGGTGAACAAAGAATCTTTATTAAGCGAGCATATATATCTTTTGGGAGAAACTGGGGATATAGAATGCGATGAAATTTTTGAACAATTAAAATTTTTTGCTGTTCAAGAAAATATAACCGCTATTGATTCTTTCATTGCACTTTTAAAAATTGACTTAAGATATCGTGGCTTGCATTATGCCAATAATAGACAAATCGAACCAATTGAAACAAAATTTGCAATTGAATTGAAGAAGCTTTTGCAAGATTTGACTAAATCTATGGGTATTATAGTATCTACACTTATGCAATCAGAAATTTATTTCGGCAAATATACTTATGCCAATAGATATTCGGATGCTATTTATGTAAATTTTTTGAATGAGCTTGTTTATGAAAATTTCACTAAAATAAATAATCCTCCTCCTGAAGAAGTTTTGACCAATATTAAATATAGTCATGAAAATAAAGTTTTCACATTTACTTTAAATACACTTGAACAATATTTAAAAAATGAAGACTTGACAGAATTTATTCATTCTTTGATAATCAATGGAAATCTTGTACTTAATTACAAAGAGACGGTTTTTATGGAGCATCTAGCATACTCTTATTTTGCGCTTGACAAAACAGAAAAGTCCATTGAAGTTTATGAAGAACTTATCAGACGAGAATCTTCAAATGTCAATTTTTATATAAAGAAACTAGAATATATTTGTGAAATGAAAAATTTAGAACTTTTTGATATAGAATTGCGAAAAATGTATAAGTATTTTAATCTAAAAGAGAGTGAGAAAGAAAAGATTAACAGCATTAGAGAGGAATTAATTGAAAATTACACCCCAGGCGTAGGAAATCCACTTTTAATTTGAGATTATATCCCTCGTATAATAAAATATAGCAATAAGCTATAATAATTAGAAGAGTCAATTTTACTATATTAAAAAAGGTGTCAGTCCTTACCTAAAAATATTTAAGTACATTAAAGCTACTTTTCCAATATAAACAACATTCCCAACGGCTCTTCCCCTGACTTTGATAAAACTAAATATTTTTATTTTTTAACGGAAAAAGGTGAAAACTCGTATAATAGAATTATGTAAATATGTTAGTATATTTGCATGGAGTTCAAAACGATAATAAATTACACCCCAAGGGGAGGAAATCCACTTTTAAAGATAAAGAGGACAGTTGCCACCTTAAAAAATTTTGATTTTTTGACTAATTTAATTTTAAAGTTACCTGTCTACATTAATATAAAAGTAAATATATTTAATTCCACAAGGATAATTATTATGTGCATACCTCCATTGATTAGATATTATATGATGAATTTTATGGCGTTTAGTTCATTTTTTCTTATTATGTTTAACTTTATAAAAATTACAAATTATGATCCAATAATTATTTTGATTAGTTATGGTCTACTTTACTATTTTTTTAATAGATGCCAAAGGTGTAATCATATAGTAGGGACTACAAAAGATGGAATAGTTTTTCCACAAACGAAAAATAATTGTAATAAATGTGGAGCAAACCTTATAAAATGCAATATTACAAAAAAAAATAGTAGACGCAAATAGTAACGACATAAAAATAATGATTTATGTGTTACTGGTACTTGTTCCATTTCTTAATTTACAAATATATTAAAGCTACTTTATCTTCTTTTCTAAAATAAATCCACATTCCCAACGGCTCTTCTCCTGACTTTGAGAAAGCTAAATGTTTTTATTTTTTAGCGGAAAAAGGTGAAAACTGTTAGAGCGTCAGAAATGTGCTCTTTAGCACGTTTTAGCGAGTTTTTGAACCTAGCTAACAAATAAAAATATTTAGGCACCCGAAGGGCTTTATCAACTCGTCAGTTGCTTCTTTTTGTTTCTTTTTCTGACAATTAAGAAAAAGAAAAAAGCGCAAAGGCTACTTTGTATGAGCTCTTAAAAAAATGATTTACTATTGAAAGGTGTTATTAACCGATTAGAAATATTTATATTTTTTAAATTGGATTGAAAAATGAGGAGATATTGATTAGGCACGGCGTAAGCCGCGTTTTGTCGTGGATAATAATTTGTCTAGTTGTTAAATTACTTAAACAATCTTGCGAAGAGCATAAAACGTGAAGTTAAATACCATCTCTTCTTGCTGCTGGTTGGGTTTACATAACTGTTAAAATTACTTAAAACATTGGTGGGCTCTTACCCCACCGTTTCACCCTTACCAAGATAAATCTTGGCGGTCTACTTTCTGTTGCACTGTCCCTTGGGTTACCCCAGCCATTCTTTAAATGGAACCATACTTCACTGCAGCCCGGACTTTCCTCTTGAAGCTAATCAAGCTATTATCTGCCGTACCTAAAAACGAAGTATAACAAAATTAACTTATTTTCTAATAATATCGTAATAAGAAGGGGCAACAAATTTGAAAATACTTTCATTTATCTCTTCATTGTAGACAGAATTAAACAATTCAATGCTTACCTTATTGTCTAGTTCGTCTTTATAGATAATTTTATCAATTTTATTATTCTTAATTAAAAAAGTATATTTAACCTCATTAATATTTGCTTCATATTTTTCATTTGATATTTTTTTAGCACTTTTTAGAAGTGCCAGTAAATTTACTTCTGCATTAAGGGTGGTGAAAATAGCTTGTTCTAACTCAGGTTCATCAATAATAACCATAGTATTAATTAAAAAAACATTCTTAATGATGGGTTCTTCGTACTTCCAAAGAATTCTTGAGGGTTCTTTTATAAAAAGTTTTCCACTGTAAATGATGCGTTGATCGGCATTATTTATAATTGTTTGTTTAAAATCCGCTTGAATTGATTTCAAATTTTTAAATTCTAGGGCCTGTAATGAGCTAATAATTACAAAAACATTGATAATAAGTACTTTATAAAACATATTTTAACCTTTTTTGCTATATAATCTCTGCGATTATAACAAAAAGGAATTAATTTTATGTTAAATATTTTCTCAAAAATTTTTGGTACTAAAAATGACAAAGAAGTAAAAAAATATCTTAAAAAAGTAGAAGAGATAAATGCTTTAGAAGAAAAATATAAAAAACTAAGTGATGATGAATTACAAAAAGAGTTTGAAAATATTAAAAAAGATGTTTTAGAAAACAATAAAACATTAGATGACGTAATATACGATACCTTTGCAATTACAAGAGAAGCAAGTGTTAGAACGCTTCATATGAGACATCATGATGTACAAATAGTAGGTGGTTTGGTTCTTAATGATGGACGAATTGCTGAAATGAAAACAGGTGAAGGTAAAACTCTTGTTGCTACTCTTGCTGTTGTTTTAAATGCTATTTCTAAAAAAGGGGTACATGTAGTTACGGTAAATGATTATCTTGCTTCTAGAGATGCAAAAGAATTAGCACCTTTATATAACTTCTTAGGTTTTACTATTGGAATTATTACTGCTGATATCAGAGATGAATTAGCTAGAAAAGAAGAATACAACTGCGATATTACGTATGGAACAAACAATGAGTTTGGTTTTGATTATTTACGTTCAAACATGACGTTAGATATTGAAGAAAAAGTTCAACGAGAGCACAGTTTTGTAATTATTGATGAAGTAGATTCAATTTTAATTGATGAAGCAAGAACACCTTTAATTATATCAGGACCTACAAATCAAAAAGGTATTGATTACGGACAAGCTAATAAAATAGCCCTTACTCTAGAAAAAGGTGAGATTATTGAGCCTAAGAGTAGCGATGAAAAAGTAATACATACAAAAGATTTTATTGTTGATGAAAAAAACAAAGCTATTTTAATTACCGATGATGGAATTTCAAAAGCAGAAAAACTTTTTGAAGTAGATAACTTGTACTCACTTGAGAATGCTAAATATTCTCATCACTTAGATCAAGCCTTAAAAGCAAACTATATTTTTGAAATTGATGTTGATTATGTAGTAAAAGACAATGAAGTAATTATTGTTGATGAATTTACAGGAAGATTAAGTGAAGGACGAAGATTTTCAGACGGTCTTCACCAAGCCTTAGAAGCAAAAGAAAATGTTTCTATTCAAGATGAATCTCAAACCTTAGCAGATATTACTTTCCAAAATTATTTTAGAATGTATGAAAAACTAGCAGGTATGACAGGAACAGCACAAACAGAAGCATCTGAGTTTGCTGAAATTTACAATTTAGATGTTGTATCTATTCCTACAAATGTTCCTGTTACAAGAGAAGACAGAAATGACTTAATCTTTAAAAGTGAAAGAGAAAAGTTTGAAGCGGTTTGTAAAAAAATCCAAGAATACAATACAAAAGGTCAACCAGTATTAGTTGGTACAGGTTCTATTGAAAAATCTGAGCACTTACATGAGCTTTTAAAAGCAGCAAAAGTTCCTCATACTGTTTTAAATGCAAAACAGCATGAAAAAGAAGGAAAGATTGTAGAAGATGCAGGGCTTAAAGGCGCTGTTACAATAGCAACAAATATGGCTGGACGTGGAGTTGATATTAAATTATCAAAAGAGATTCTGGGCCTTGGGGGTTTAGCAATTATTGGAACAGAGCGTCATGAATCAAGACGAATTGATAACCAATTAAGAGGACGTTCAGGACGTCAAGGAGATATTGGTGAAACTCAATTCTTTTTATCTCTTGATGATAATTTACTTCGTATTTTTGGATCTGAAAAAATCAAAGGGATTATGGAGCGACTTGGAATTGAAGAAGGAGAGCATATTGAATCTGGTATGGTTACTCGTGCCGTTGAAAATGCACAGAAAAAAGTGGAAACCATGCACTTTGAGAGTAGAAAACACTTACTTGAATACGATGATGTTGCCAATCAACAAAGAAAAGTAATATATGCTTTTAGAAATGATTTATTAAATCCTGATTTTGCTATTGAAGCAAAACTGGATGAAAACAGATTAGAATACATTACTACTTTATTGACAAATGCTGAAATCATAGAAGGTATGCCTTCTGAAGATTTTAATTTTGATTATGTAATTACAAAATTACAAGAAGAACTGCATATAATAATAACGCTAGAAGATATTAAAGAAGAGTCTTATCAAGAACTAGAAGATAAACTCGCGAAAATCATTAAAGAAGTATATGAACAAAAAATGGGAATGGCTTCTGTTGAACAAAAAAGCGAAATTGAGCGAATCTTATACTTACAAATTCTTGATAATGCATGGAGAGAACATTTATACTCTATGGATACATTAAAAACAGGAATAGGACTTAGAGGATATAATCAAAAAGATCCTTTAGTAGAATATAAAAAAGAGTCTTATAATATGTTCTTAGAATTAATTGCTTCTATTAAAAATGAGATTATTAAAGTTTTATTTACCGTACAACTTCAAGCTAAAGAAGATGAAGCTTTGAATAAATTAAAAGAAGAAATGAATGAATCACAAGAAAATATTTCAACTAATTTTGATCAAGATGTACAAATTTCGAAAAAAACTGCAAGAAATGAACCTTGTCCTTGTGGTTCAGGAAAAAAATACAAACAATGTTGTGGTAAAAGCGGACCTAAAAAAGGTTTAGTTGCAAGAGATTAAATGAATACAAAACTCATAAACTTCATTGTCAAAAAATATCTCAGGTTCGATAAAAAAAACCCTTTCATCTCAATAAGTGCTATTTTGGCATTTATTGGGGTAAGTATTGGAATTATGGTTTTAATTATTACCATGGCAATTATGAATGGTACTATTAAAGATTTTGAATCAAAACTTTTTACAATGAACTATCCTTTATCTATTTATCCAAAATACGATACAGCTGTTAATGAAAAACTTTTAAATACTCTAGAGCAAAAATTTCCAGACTTAATTTTTTCACCTTATTTATCGGCACAAACAATGATCCAAAATGGTCAAGAAATGTCAGGCTCTCTCTTATTTGGAGTAATAAAAGAAAAAGAAGAAAGAATTAACTCTATTTTTAAAAAAGCGGTAGAAGGTATTACACTTAATAAGTATGAAATCATTACAGGAGCTGGAATTTCTGATTCTTTGCTTTTATTTGAAGGCAGTAAAGCAACGGTGTATTTCACTTCGTTAAATCCAAGTGGATTTTCTATGCTTCCTAAAATGAAACGCTTTAAATACAAAGCCAGTTTTAAATCAGGTTTAAATGCTTATGACAAGTCTTATATGTATACAACAATAGAAAGCCTACAAACTATTCTAAGAAAAGATAAAAACGTTTATGACGGTATTCATATCTATTCTAAGGATGCATTTGTTGATATCAAACGCTTACAAAAAGAGCTGGATGGTACTTCTGTTGGTGTTATTGGATGGTGGCAGCAAAATGGAAACTTTTTTGCTGCTATGCAAATGGAGAAAAAAGCTTTATTTATTGTTTTATTGCTTATTATATTAGTAGCTGCTCTTAATATCATATCTTCTTTATTAATGACCGTAATGAGCAGAAGAAAAGAAATTGCCCTGCTTTTATCTATGGGAACCTCTTATAAAGAAATCAAAGCAATCTTTTTACGACTTGGGATTATTATAGGTTTTGCGGGTATTGTATGCGGTATAGGCCTTGGATTCTCTGGTATTTGGATTCTGGATAACTTTGATATTATTTCTTTGCCTGCTGACGTATATGGAACATCTAAATTGCCTTTAGATTTAAGTATGATTGATTTTGTTTCTATTATCTCAGGCGCAATTGTTATTATTCTATTATCTTCGTATTACCCTGCTTCTAAAGCCACAAAAATAGATGTAATAGATGTATTAAGAAACGAATAAGTGTAGATATATATCTTACTTCTTTTTTTCTTTATCTTCTGGAATAAACATCTCTACTGCTTTAAGTGGCAAAGTTATAATGCGTTTTATCACATTAAAAGGAGCGGCGAGAGAGTTTTGTGCCAAATTACTATCAATAATAGGATCGCTTATTTTTCCTTTTAAACTAACTCTTGTATCCACTCTTTTTTCATCTCCTAAGAAAATATAATTAATCAATGGAATATGTTTGATTAACAAAGAATAACTTTTCATAAAAATAACATCCATTTCTCCTTTGATTTCATCTTTTTTAAAGTCCATTCTAACTTCTCCATCAAAATCAACAGAGTTTCCTTTGGTGAAAACTTTTGTCATATTTAACACTTCTTTGTTAATATCATAAGTAAAATCAATATCGCCTTCTACTATTTTA is from Campylobacteraceae bacterium and encodes:
- a CDS encoding prepilin peptidase; the encoded protein is MNNKDIRSNCIIFKELEDLSSTPGYIHILTYFDFFSNSIFYEESKGLNGSDISAFENKELPIRFELSLLIGLLCKHGIFDRTHLTLDEFRFLSEKTLDLLKELHSSQVSFDPKKLKKGDASFLEVFDGGLKENILYGGESFYDFQYTDFAPLKYKNDNDWFVQNKGFSLEELMNVINALGKNYEDNVNLIYEKISKYKNVDEGVLAIFNDLSSHILNLEVISTNSDVNYNIVKNVLNAFSYDFSTFNSTFTSDADFNMVNAYPIFRVDDNYILLIRTSLYEALYETPFFWFLKDKKYRNKASENRGEFTEQFSKECLEKVFGNDNVYLNVNIMDYKKVKGKELVGEIDVLVTFGNKAIILQAKSKKLTIESRKGNLLSVNKDFKNAIQDSYNQGYSCSELILNKKLKLIMEDEKELKINRNFDEIFIFCVLSDHYPSLSLQVKELLKYETTDIIQEPFVMDVFLLDVMTEMLSTPLYFLDYIKKRALSFNTMIAQNELIILGYHLSMNLNPQQEFTAITLTDDIASCLDASMIVRRKGHEGVSTPSGILTKFKDTFIGDYIDSISRKEDIETIKMGLLFLSLSEDTMKQINEKVDYIIMRNAQDLKSHSITLCFTSGISAGIIFYTNHIDFIYAKRNFRKSFEVMIMKQDLDDNYALYIDSNNRRVIDIKTHKKGLFS
- a CDS encoding transposase: MYSIGLDISKSTINVFIPINNLDIVIDNNINSIKSLYSKLKKLYKKEFPKLVFVYEPTGTYSFILTKFCASKNLHCFIVNPKKSANFAKVIGNRNKNDIEDARLLSQMIITARNEEIKIPII
- the secA gene encoding preprotein translocase subunit SecA, translating into MLNIFSKIFGTKNDKEVKKYLKKVEEINALEEKYKKLSDDELQKEFENIKKDVLENNKTLDDVIYDTFAITREASVRTLHMRHHDVQIVGGLVLNDGRIAEMKTGEGKTLVATLAVVLNAISKKGVHVVTVNDYLASRDAKELAPLYNFLGFTIGIITADIRDELARKEEYNCDITYGTNNEFGFDYLRSNMTLDIEEKVQREHSFVIIDEVDSILIDEARTPLIISGPTNQKGIDYGQANKIALTLEKGEIIEPKSSDEKVIHTKDFIVDEKNKAILITDDGISKAEKLFEVDNLYSLENAKYSHHLDQALKANYIFEIDVDYVVKDNEVIIVDEFTGRLSEGRRFSDGLHQALEAKENVSIQDESQTLADITFQNYFRMYEKLAGMTGTAQTEASEFAEIYNLDVVSIPTNVPVTREDRNDLIFKSEREKFEAVCKKIQEYNTKGQPVLVGTGSIEKSEHLHELLKAAKVPHTVLNAKQHEKEGKIVEDAGLKGAVTIATNMAGRGVDIKLSKEILGLGGLAIIGTERHESRRIDNQLRGRSGRQGDIGETQFFLSLDDNLLRIFGSEKIKGIMERLGIEEGEHIESGMVTRAVENAQKKVETMHFESRKHLLEYDDVANQQRKVIYAFRNDLLNPDFAIEAKLDENRLEYITTLLTNAEIIEGMPSEDFNFDYVITKLQEELHIIITLEDIKEESYQELEDKLAKIIKEVYEQKMGMASVEQKSEIERILYLQILDNAWREHLYSMDTLKTGIGLRGYNQKDPLVEYKKESYNMFLELIASIKNEIIKVLFTVQLQAKEDEALNKLKEEMNESQENISTNFDQDVQISKKTARNEPCPCGSGKKYKQCCGKSGPKKGLVARD
- a CDS encoding ABC transporter permease, whose amino-acid sequence is MNTKLINFIVKKYLRFDKKNPFISISAILAFIGVSIGIMVLIITMAIMNGTIKDFESKLFTMNYPLSIYPKYDTAVNEKLLNTLEQKFPDLIFSPYLSAQTMIQNGQEMSGSLLFGVIKEKEERINSIFKKAVEGITLNKYEIITGAGISDSLLLFEGSKATVYFTSLNPSGFSMLPKMKRFKYKASFKSGLNAYDKSYMYTTIESLQTILRKDKNVYDGIHIYSKDAFVDIKRLQKELDGTSVGVIGWWQQNGNFFAAMQMEKKALFIVLLLIILVAALNIISSLLMTVMSRRKEIALLLSMGTSYKEIKAIFLRLGIIIGFAGIVCGIGLGFSGIWILDNFDIISLPADVYGTSKLPLDLSMIDFVSIISGAIVIILLSSYYPASKATKIDVIDVLRNE
- a CDS encoding outer-membrane lipoprotein carrier protein LolA, whose protein sequence is MFYKVLIINVFVIISSLQALEFKNLKSIQADFKQTIINNADQRIIYSGKLFIKEPSRILWKYEEPIIKNVFLINTMVIIDEPELEQAIFTTLNAEVNLLALLKSAKKISNEKYEANINEVKYTFLIKNNKIDKIIYKDELDNKVSIELFNSVYNEEINESIFKFVAPSYYDIIRK